In Urocitellus parryii isolate mUroPar1 chromosome 16, mUroPar1.hap1, whole genome shotgun sequence, the DNA window CCCAGGTTTTGTTCGATCACTTTTGTATGTGTCATTATTACATCCTTttgctttcagtatgtgtgtgttcttAGATTTAGAGTATCCTGTAGACTACCTACAGTTGCAATATTTAGGGTTAATTCAGATatccatgttttgttttgatcagaattttgtaatcttgCATTTTCCaacaaaaaactctaaaaatgaagaatctaCTACTCATACTTTGTATGAGTATCAACTTGACTTTACtgtattaaaaaaactgaatatatttatgtgtccttttaaaattatattattgttacagGTATATATGCCTTTTGACAGTATTGTtgttatgttttttctttcaaattctattgcaaaattacatgttttatgacccatcattacaataaaatagaattttttgccaagaaatgtttaaaatttaatatgacttatgatggtgtgcacttacattttattatgaaggatTACCTTTAGTACATTTTGGAGAACAGATACAGTGTTGATGAatagtgtgtgtatttttatatgtttaaagtcttcattttttttctcctttgaaaggtagtagctgtgaatataatgtcttggttgataattttattcttttatcccTTGAATATAGATACACTCGAATTCCTTCCTGTGTTGTGAAGATTCAACtaaggatttcacaattatatagttacacatttctaggtgacccATCATTTTCTCTTGGATGCTCTCAGTATCCTGAGTTTTTAAACATGGATTAAAACCTActttgagtctttacaacttGGAGAAAAGTGAGCTGCTTGgatgtttcattttttctattttccgagatgtgtttattagtactggaaagagaaCTAAAGGGCGATTTAgcactttcattttttacttttgccTTCAAATTTTGATCCTCTAGCTCTACCTCTTATGTTGCTATGTGCAACCACCCCTGACTCTTTCAGatgttttctaaagaaagtctttAAACATACACTTTCTGCTTATTGGTACTAACAAttcttgaataatttttattctgttttatttgtgtgttggtttagttcagtaaacttcttttaaatgataattgactACTCCATTTGAGTGATTCATAACTTTGCTTATAGTTGATTTAgccaagtatttttttctgtttgtaagcAGGAACCCCTTTTTCAACAATCCCCAAATATtcacatgtttcatatttttatctttaatgaaacagaagaaagttggtagattttgaaaatatattttgaaggaggaaaatctttgtgtaacacaatgtttttttctctactatattactctccatagtaatgtactcatcttggatactgtgaacacTAAGATGACTAGGAAAatcttcaaagtaatttctgtgtatattttcatttgatttatatatttcttcagtaatgatggacttggatttaataatccactcccctgctgatgttattttttgctgtaatttcttaagtttgcaaaatatactcagcccagtacagtaagtaaacatgtttgttatttttatatattgcacCCATGACTTGTCATCATCTTCAAAAAATTTTACCAGAgcagggaataaaagagagagagggaagatatgGAAAGTGTGACTTTGGCTATttacaaccaagaaaacaatgggaaaatataggtgagagtaaagttcaaaaattgtattataatagacaaaatcaatcagtagtccatatttatgataaaaattttatggtcaaaagacaccagagaaaattaatatctgaaacaaaaattcaatgtattccaattattttgaggagttttatatgtctttaagaataaatccaCAACCCTTTTTGAACTGAAAGGCaatatggaaaatttgaaatctagtCCATGCATCAATTTTTAACTTGACCAATTATAAAAGTAGCTCTGATTTAAAATTCCAGTCAACATTTGCacagaaaagatatttctaaaagtgatccttttgggagtttctttataaaatgtccatttttctgaagCAAGAGATTAATTTCTCCTTGTGCCCAAGTGGACAAAATTAAGAATTGTAGAAAAGTTTCTACTTGCCACTATTTctcaatgacaattctgatacagatttctggaaagtgcaCTGTATAGATAATGCTAGAAGTAACACAATAAGCCATGTCTCTACCCTTAGTAATGACCATTATATTTacattggtgataaaaattatgacCATAGAGAAATCCTAGTccttttctaaaggaaatttaccaagatgaaaaatgtagaaaagtgTTGCTTCAGTGATCAAAAatagtattcattaaaatattcatagccaAGACAAAACCTATAAGTGTATGATATGTGACAGGGCTCTTAACCACAGCTGCAGAGCTTGcttaatacaagaaaatttatagagaaagaggGCCAGATAAGTACAGGAGATATTGAGCAGACAaatgctttgatatattttttaaacacagcagATACTAAGACAGtgataaattctacaaatttaaagaatgtggaaaaacttttagtgaaaagtTACAACTTATTAAGTATCAGAGGATTTATACTGAAGAAAagacctgtaaatgtaaaaagtgtgggaaagccttaaaattttttttcaactcttactcaacaccaaaaatttattctgcagagaagacctACCAATGTGAAGAATGCAATGCACTCAAGaactttactcaacatcacagtgttcatacAGGAGATATGACATGCAAATGCAAAGAAGgtgacaaaacttctaataaaagctccaatcttatttgtcaccagtggacacATCCTGGAGTGATGCCCTACATATGTAAACAATTTTGCAAAGGTTTCAGTCAAAAACCAAGCCTTAAACattaccagagaattcatactggagagaagcccttcaaatgtaaagtatgtggcaaaagttttaatggAAATTCACATCTTAATTGCCATAACAGgatttatactggagagaagacctacaaatgtaaagtgtgtgacaaaagttttaatagaaactcaaatcttgatcgccacaacaggattcatactggagaaaagccctacaaatgtaaattgtgtggcaaaagtttcagtcaaaaatcatcacttacttatcaccagcgaatccacactggagagaagccctacaagtgtaaagagtgtggcaaagcttttaatagcatctcacaTCTCTATTGCCACAATAGaatacatactggagagaagccctacaaatgtaaaatgtgtggcaagagttttaatcacatatcatcacttactcagcaccagcgaattcacactggagagaagccatacagctgtaaagaatgtggcaaagcttttaatagcatctcacagCGTAATTGGCACAAAAGTATTCATACTGGaaagaagccctacaaatgtacagtgtgtggcaaaagtttcagtaaaaaatcatcacttactcagcaccagctaatccacactggagagaagccctacaaatgtaaagaatgtggcaaaagttttaaccaaaaaatagtacttactcagcacctgagaatccacactggagagaagccctacaaatgtacagtgtgtggcaaaagtttcagtcaaaaatcatcacttaatcagcaccagcgaatccacactggagagaagccctacaagtgtaaagagtgtggcaagagttttaatcacATATCATCACTTATTTCGCACCagcgaattcacactggagagaagccctacaaatgtagagaatgtggcaaagcttttaatcaacaatcatcacttactcgacaccagagaacccatactagacagaagtcctataaatgtgaagaatggaaaagcttttaatattgaagatcacattttactaaacattatagattttatacaggagagaagttttacaatgaaaacattgcatcagtgtctttaaggatgaatcaaacctatttcacagtagttcaacactatttcacaccagaGATTTGATAGGACAGaaatcatataaatgtaaaataggtgacagagtctccaatagttgttcacaccctactcagcacctcagaattcaTACAAGTGATAGGACATGcggaaaaatttttgcaaagcttttggccattgatcaaacatttttaaaacactggaggatttatagcatatagaaacccaaagaatgtgtccaagactgtattcaaatttccGACATTTTTGAATTTCTGACCTCATATTTGTAGCAAATGTGGAGTAGCATTTGTCCAAAGTGTGTACCttagataacagcaaaatatttacaaaaacgccttgacaaatataaagattatagtaagtttcttatctatagcccatcccttgaagtatttgggccctaggtggaaaaaaaaacatttaaatgtagaaaatgcgtaattgcttttgacatttgctgaaaattttcttaacatctttagcTTATAgtgtagaaataaggaaatacaagtatAGAATTGTGCATCCTTAAAAGGATATCATTTTAGTATATATCAACAATTActaaagagtctcatttttcacaactggagaaataataatactcagagttgattatttcagaagtctctaagatttctatgaaatttaaaatttaaatttttaagtgcctcttaaacttaggggcacttaatcagtaaaccacatcctcagatttttttttcttttttatttagagagaggttTTGCTCAGTTGtataggtcctcactaagttatggagcctgactttgaacttgtaaaaCTTCTCACATGAAAGGGTCACTGCATGGTCCACCATGCCCGttttacagagcatttttactctgtacttttactttattacagatgcaatttgttactaaataaagtgtgaatttcttaatgttaaccttgtcatgcatttaatgataTTAGGTCACACAACTCCCACTATTCACTTTGCTAATGGATCgatgcaatagtaaaacattctattgggtaaataatgctataatgTCTCCATTAATTCtttcatatgtttaatcaagtattatttggagaatattatttatgtaaattatatactctctCGTTTGTAATTATGGGGAAATTAAGACAGTTATAGGAAGACCTAgggatactaaaataatgcccatatatccctagtttgaattatgagtttaacatttcaccttaTAGAGTAGCAGTACACCCTAAGGGATCTACAAATCTGGAGAGTTATACaagctcccaatcagggagaggagaaagacccaAGAGACTAGGAGCCAACGTACGTATTCAGGCAATAAAGCAGGGTTGCTGAAGGGGGAAATAGTCTTAAGGTTTCCTGGGGAATGCACATGGTCCAGAGGCCCATCCTGACTCTTGCACTGAAGACATCatgcagttcctcatgaattctATGACGTTCATCACTGAGGTGACTAAACTCACCTCTAGTGTAGGAAAAACATCACAATTTGGGACCACTTCTTTAGTTTTGGATACCCAGTAGAAAAGTGTAactagaaacatgtaaaatgatgactgtaaGAAGAAAAGGACATACTATAGGAGCATTTAAGCCcccacatttttaatttcattatatattttgattttgtagactttttggttctacttaataacttacaatataatgtttgttaCATTTATTGGATCATACAATAGATAGCATGTGTCATGgtctcccagaaccctctgcaaCCCAGTAATTATAAGACACTATAAACTAACCCTGTCCCTCCTCAGATCTTAAAGCTCCAAGAgcccatgacaccacagagagagaaacacaattttgattgaaataaacctctagactctcatctacaagtccttttcaaaaagtaaaaacacaatattctcttcatatgtgaGCCTTTTGGGTCAAAAAAATACAACCCaccaacatttcatttaactttatttgggcaaataaatattgaaatataatgataagttctaGGAGATTAATATTCACACCACTCTTAATTCCAAAGGGTAAATATCTAGGTTTCATGCTAatctccacattattttatacagaaaactggcttcattttacatatgagagtttaAACTATTTATAAGGCAGGAAGGAAGATTCAGTCCTAGAggtctaaggaaaatactaaagatcttcccttttcttgattGAATGATGTCTGCAGTCCTTGATGAAACagataaagaatgctgatttctcaatgcATCTGGCTGGGTGGCTCACTCATTGGAATCCcaatttatttagtcatctcaaggctatcactccctcctctaggatctgacctgttcttgggagGACTTGGTGTCCTTCAGGGGATCACCAGGTCATGCAAGATGttagaatgaagttttctttgttctaacttgtatttattcggcctcactttcaatacaagttagaacaagacttcacactctcacctgtggagacgatgctctgcccagcacttcccagtcaggaccctgaacagctctttgggactccccagtacataggttcagtggttgggttttcctagtctggcaatacagttgcctgtgtctttcacttttgctttctctcttgctttcatagtATTACTCAAGGAAACACTGTCTTGTGTGAAGAGAGTGTCTTCCTTATCTATTGGATCTGACCTGCCAAGTTGAGCAGCTGTCCACATACTGaatgtcacaaacacatgtatgtgttatctaaTCACTAAGTAGTGTATCTTTCAACTGCATGATTTTTATTGCATGGGGGAGGAAATTGAGAATGCTTTGAGTGCACACAGCACTATTCATAGTATTCATAACACTGCTATGtaatgtttcctctctgctcaacttGTTAGTATTGTTCTTATGCTGCTCTGCAAAgcaaatagaaaagagttgtaaACCAAAAATTTTTTGGTGATTGATAGTTGGGCAGACTGACTTGGGCAACTCTATTTACCATTGTTGTTTTGTATGGGCTCAAGGtactcttttatacttttatttaaccttaattacattaccattcattgaagagtttttaactCACAAACCTTCTCAGTATACAAATTATTCCTtgtcatttctaaaatttattagtctttttaggtatacatgatagtagaacaaattttgacatattatacatggagtaaaactcatGTTAATTAGCATAACTTTCTTgaggtgtacatggtgtggaccttccctggtggtgtatttatatataaacattgaaaagtttTGTCTGATTCATTGTATTGTCATTTGAATTCCTATTTCCCTTTACTTCCCTTCAATTCAACTTTGTCTAacccactgaatttctattctctctatatattatgtattatatgtaatgcctgtttcattctactatcatttctatccccatattccttcccctccctgcacTTCTCTCTACTTAATCAAAACAactattcttccccacccccattgtgaattagcatacacttattggagagaacatttggcctttgtgattgtgtgtgtgggggggcggcTTTAGCATGCTATTCTTCAACTCTATCCTTTTACCACCAAATGGCAgagtttcattcatctttatagctaagtaatattccactggtgggggaaattatatatatcacattttaattatccattcatctgttgaaggaaacataggttggttctatggtttatctattgtgaattgtgctgctatagacattggtGCAGCCGtttccctgtagcatgctgtttttaactcctttgggtatagttcaaagagagggatagcttggtcaaatgatgtttccattctggtttttcaaGGCGTCTCCATACTGCTCTCTATGCTGGTTGCCCAATTTGGAGTCAATCTcatgagcaatgtgtgagtgttcctttttaCCCACAacatcaccaacatttattgttgctgtaTTATGAATGATTGcaattctgactgaagtgagataaaatcttaaagtaattttgatttacattttcctaattgctagataGGtggaatgtttttcatatatttgttaatcgcttatatttcttctgtgaagttgtcTGTTCAGTTACAGAGTCCATTTGTTAAttggtcttttttgttgttgtttgtgttaattttgagttctttatataccctagacaattgtgctttttctgaattacgtgtggtaaagatttgtatAAAATCTGTAGGTTCCTTCTtcaattattgtttcttttgatgagaagcaGCTTATTAGTTGGATTCTATCccctttattatttcttgatttttaatatttgtgctgTAAGGgtcttgttatggaagtcagattGTGAACCAacattcacctcagatttttaaatggtatcCCATGTTCATTaatgtttcagttttattgtttCCCTCACTATCTTGCCTTATAGATCTACATGTTCTAAAGAGTCATGAAATGATCTAGCTTCACATacatgattttctgatgactattatttttcaatatgtagctgcagattatttaaaatacatatctaCTATTTCAGACTTTAACTAAAGCTAATACATGCCTTGTGTAGGAAATATTCCATCAGTAGATCAGCAtcaaatctataatatatataaatatatatataatcctggATTCAAATGCATGCACATCCACCCCAGAGCTTGGCCAATAACACTTATTCCATACTAGTTCTACACTTTAGAACTCCATGAAAGTTGTTATAAATCCAAAGCCTGAGATTCACTCCCCAGACATTCTCTTTGGGGCGGGGGTACGATgacaaagattgaactcaggggcactcaacccctgagccacatccctatccctattttatatagagataggatctcactgatctgcttagtaattttttttttcactgaggctggctctgaactcatgatcctccctcctcagccttccaatctgctgagattagaggcaaataccaccatgcccagctccacagAGAGACTTCTTTAACTGGTTGGAACCCACTTGTTCAGTATTTTTGGCCTAATCCTCACAATTagcaatgaaattattttcctctctatgaAAAATCAGGGCTACAAAGAGATTGGACTCAACAACACCTAATTACACAGCATGTCCACATTACAACAAAGGTGTGGTATGCAATTCTCCACCCCTCCAAAGAGATCGTCTTGGCTCCACAAAGTTGGGAGTACTTGCCAACTCTCTGCCATGGCTCATACAGAAGCCTCCAAGGAAGTGAGTGTATATGAGGGACAGTATTCCAGGTGGCACGTTGGTGATTAATGGGCTATGCCAGGGAGTAAGACAGAGCCCAATTCACCAAAGTCACAAAACTTTCATGTGGCTGGTCCAGGATGGGGGCTGCATGAGGGGATACTTTTCCTCCACCCTTGATGTGTCTTTCCTAACTGTTCATATGCTGAAATAATTGTTCAATGACTTACACTCTTTTCCTGTTTCATGTTTCCCTCTCATGTGACTTTGGAGGTCTCATGCTTTGTCAATTATTGtgactttcttcttcagttttccaacctCACTCATCCCATCCATGTGGAATTTCTGTCTGtggatattagttttcattttatatatttccatttagt includes these proteins:
- the LOC144250612 gene encoding uncharacterized protein LOC144250612 — protein: MEKIELPHSSAGAGVPGGSAEYSADTKDAHLGRVSLVLGGGRIPLPGIQGTVRKQGGLDLCKAVILWPAQPQNGLQIDSTQLEEHELLCCQLGGKLLQGACQAPSEPPPALAMTHWAVPTGRKASAHWRQCPSVPLAIRVGSVTVAETPRGLPIPWGQPQPLVRSYVAIERCCLASSWAVVIDSDKFYKFKECGKTFSEKLQLIKYQRIYTEEKTCKCKKCGKAFSQKPSLKHYQRIHTGEKPFKCKVCGKSFNGNSHLNCHNRIYTGEKTYKCKVCDKSFNRNSNLDRHNRIHTGEKPYKCKLCGKSFSQKSSLTYHQRIHTGEKPYKCKECGKAFNSISHLYCHNRIHTGEKPYKCKMCGKSFNHISSLTQHQRIHTGEKPYSCKECGKAFNSISQRNWHKSIHTGKKPYKCTVCGKSFSKKSSLTQHQLIHTGEKPYKCKECGKSFNQKIVLTQHLRIHTGEKPYKCTVCGKSFSQKSSLNQHQRIHTGEKPYKCKECGKSFNHISSLISHQRIHTGEKPYKCRECGKAFNQQSSLTRHQRTHTRQKSYKCEEWKSF